A genomic window from Gossypium hirsutum isolate 1008001.06 chromosome D10, Gossypium_hirsutum_v2.1, whole genome shotgun sequence includes:
- the LOC107914975 gene encoding 60S ribosomal protein L23 isoform X1, whose product MSKRGRGGSAGNKFRMSLGLPVAATVNCADNTGAKNLYIISVKGIKGRLNRLPSACVGDMVMATVKKGKPDLRKKVLPSVIVRQRKPWRRKDGVYMYFEDNAGVIVNPKGEMKGSAITGPIGKECADLWPRIASAANAIV is encoded by the exons ATGTCGAAGCGAG GGCGTGGAGGTTCAGCTGGTAACAAGTTTAGGATGTCACTGGGTCTGCCAGTGGCGGCTACAGTGAACTGTGCTGATAACACTGGCGCTAAGAACTTATACATCATTTCGGTGAAGGGAATCAAGGGCCGtcttaaccgattgccatcagcttgTGTTGGAGATATGGTAATGGCTACTGTCAAGAAAGGGAAGCCTGATCTTAGGAAGAAGGTCTTGCCTTCTGTCATTGTGAGACAGCGCAAGCCCTGGCGCAGAAAGGATGGTGTTTACATGTACTTTGAAG ATAATGCTGGTGTCATTGTGAACCCAAAGGGAGAAATGAAAG GTTCTGCTATAACTGGTCCAATTGGAAAAGAGTGTGCTGATCTATGGCCAAGGATTGCAAGTGCAGCTAATGCCATTGTTTAG
- the LOC107914975 gene encoding 60S ribosomal protein L23 isoform X2 — protein sequence MSLGLPVAATVNCADNTGAKNLYIISVKGIKGRLNRLPSACVGDMVMATVKKGKPDLRKKVLPSVIVRQRKPWRRKDGVYMYFEDNAGVIVNPKGEMKGSAITGPIGKECADLWPRIASAANAIV from the exons ATGTCACTGGGTCTGCCAGTGGCGGCTACAGTGAACTGTGCTGATAACACTGGCGCTAAGAACTTATACATCATTTCGGTGAAGGGAATCAAGGGCCGtcttaaccgattgccatcagcttgTGTTGGAGATATGGTAATGGCTACTGTCAAGAAAGGGAAGCCTGATCTTAGGAAGAAGGTCTTGCCTTCTGTCATTGTGAGACAGCGCAAGCCCTGGCGCAGAAAGGATGGTGTTTACATGTACTTTGAAG ATAATGCTGGTGTCATTGTGAACCCAAAGGGAGAAATGAAAG GTTCTGCTATAACTGGTCCAATTGGAAAAGAGTGTGCTGATCTATGGCCAAGGATTGCAAGTGCAGCTAATGCCATTGTTTAG
- the LOC107914974 gene encoding probable peroxygenase 3, with protein MEVGECIATEAPKAPVTKERKIGTDLEKYIAKPYVARALQAPDVGNPDGTKGYPDNGMTVLQQHVAFFDQNNDGVVYPWETFKGIRDLGFDPFSSFVITFVINAAFSYRTLPGWVPNPLLPIYIERIHRDKHGSDSATYDTEGRFMPVNLENMFTKYALTKPDNLSLKELWQMTEGNRAAFDYLGWMASKLEWLLLYYVAKDKQGFLSKEAVRGCFDGSLFKNISKMYKDSDRKSK; from the exons atggaagtcGGTGAATGCATTGCAACAGAAGCACCCAAGGCACCAGTGACTAAGGAAAGAAAGATCGGAACAGACTTGGAAAAATATATAGCAAAGCcat ATGTGGCAAGAGCACTGCAAGCTCCAGATGTGGGAAATCCTGATGGGACAAAAGGATATCCAGATAATGGAATGACTGTTCTTCAACAACATGTTGCCTTCTTCGATCAAAACAACGATGGAGTTGTTTATCCTTGGGAGACTTTCAAAG GTATTCGAGATCTTGGGTTCGATCCATTTTCCTCATTTGTCATAACTTTTGTAATTAATGCAGCATTTAGTTATCGCACTCTCCCG GGGTGGGTGCCAAATCCGTTACTTCCCATATACATAGAGAGAATACACAGAGATAAGCATGGGAGTGATTCAGCAACATATGATACCGAAGGAAG GTTCATGCCAGTGAACCTGGAGAACATGTTCACCAAGTATGCACTCACAAAGCCCGACAATTTATCACTCAAGGAGTTGTGGCAGATGACTGAGGGAAATCGGGCCGCTTTCGACTATCTTGGATG GATGGCATCCAAGTTGGAATGGTTGCTGTTGTATTATGTAGCCAAGGACAAGCAGGGTTTTCTGTCCAAAGAAGCTGTTAGAGGGTGTTTTGATGGGAGCTTGTTCAAGAACATTTCCAAAATGTACAAGGACTCAGATAGAAAGAGTAAATAA